The window GCCGCCGTCAGTCCCCGTATGCTCGAGCTGCGTGCGATCGCCGTATTTTTTCGGCGCGAGTTTGCCAACATACCATTTGCGCGCATCGATCTTCAGCCGCCGATGCTCGATCATGTCCGCGCGCTTGACCTCTGTCCCAGTTGGCTTCTCGGTGACGATCTCACCTACTTCCTGAGTATTAGCGATGTGAATTATCTCATCCGCCAAAACGTCGAGCTGTATCTCTTTCGCGCGCGTGTATTGTTCACGAAAAACCGCGTATCGTGCGTCAGCCAGCCATCTACATACGGTGCCGGCGCTTGGCATATGGTCGCTTTTGCAGATGGATCGCAGCGATTCGCCCTCTATGAGACGTGCGCAAATCTCATCTGCTATTGCTTCCGTGTAGGAAGACGGCCGTCCGATCATTTCTCAGCCCCGGTTGATGGGGCCTCCTATGGGTTGGGGGCGATGCTATTCTCACGCATCGCGCGTCAACTCCCGCTATTTTTCACAATCTGGTGAGTTTCCGCTTGACGCCATGCGAGGATCGGCTATTGTAGCTCTATCGACGGTTCAGCGTTGAGGGAGAGCCAGATGTTCGACGAATTTGACAACATCGCCATCCGCGCTTTTGAGCCCGGATTTAACGTCGGCGACATACTGCCCAATAGCTTCGTGTGGGTTGACGGAGAAATCCAAGACGAAGAACTCGACGGGGCCTCTGGAATCCGCGTGCGGAGCGAAGCCGAGATTGCGCAAAAGCTCGCCTACGTGCGCTCTACCTACGCCTTCGCCGATCGCGTGATTTACATCATCGGCGGGAACTACGCCTCATGGGGCGAGGACCGCGGCGAAATCATCATCCGCAATGCGCGCGTTCTGCGCGTAATTGGGTGACTACCATGGAAAGGAGCGAGCGACAATGAAACTGAAATTTGCCCTCCCCCCGATCACGGTCCCTTGGTTTTTAGTATGGCTGGTCCCGAAATCTCTGCGGGCACGCATGGGGCTGTTAGGATTCGCGCGATCGGCTGCCAGGAAGGGGCCTTTTACTATTAGTGTCGAGGTGGAGGATTTGCAGCGTGATGACAAGCGCTCCTAACCTCATATCCCGGCTTCGGCCGGGGTTCCATCTAGTGGAGTAGAGAGAAATGGATACCAAGCTAAAAGTGCGCCAGCGCGTCCACTATACCACAGAATACGGAAAGCTTTTTTCAGCATCCGTCAGGGTGTCTCACCGAGATGGCACATATACTATAGCCGTTCGGTTCGAGATCATCGATGATGAAGAGAGCGGCACTTATATCGGCGCAAATTATCGCGTTCCGAGTCACATGCTGAGGGCCGCATTTGACGAGCTCTCGGAATGAAATCCCCGCCCAAGCGCTTCACCCCGCGCCCCGACGCCAACTGGTTCGAACTCTGGCGTTGCGGGCGCAAAATCACCAAGCTCGAGGCGTCTCGGCTCCTCGGGATCAGCCATAACACCGTCGCAGCTTATGAGGCCGGGGCCGAAGTCCCGCTATACATCGCGCTGGCCTGTTCGGCGATCTCGCATGGGATACCGCCTATGGGATCGGCCGGCGCGGGAGATCGCTCAGATTAAGAGCAATACCACGAGCGCTCTTGCCTGGTGGCGGTTCCGAAATATCGGCGAGGATTCCTGCACCACATACACGCGCAGTGTTGCAAATGATCCGCGAGGCGATCGGCTTTCGGGTCGTCAGGATAGATGCGCCGCGCCTTAGCTTTCATTCTTGCCTTGTGGGCGCGGCGGATGGCGCGGGAG is drawn from bacterium and contains these coding sequences:
- a CDS encoding helix-turn-helix transcriptional regulator; the protein is MKSPPKRFTPRPDANWFELWRCGRKITKLEASRLLGISHNTVAAYEAGAEVPLYIALACSAISHGIPPMGSAGAGDRSD
- a CDS encoding terminase small subunit protein, which gives rise to MIGRPSSYTEAIADEICARLIEGESLRSICKSDHMPSAGTVCRWLADARYAVFREQYTRAKEIQLDVLADEIIHIANTQEVGEIVTEKPTGTEVKRADMIEHRRLKIDARKWYVGKLAPKKYGDRTQLEHTGTDGGPVQLVVMTGVPRGD